The proteins below are encoded in one region of Pseudomonas putida S13.1.2:
- the tssJ gene encoding type VI secretion system lipoprotein TssJ, whose product MNRPIGLLLVCLALNGCTSISKIYQVLADPTLPIGGPNQDISHLGLSLYAVDLPAPLPATQVVAKAQTASPAPLGQLTASLDATDAEGLTEKLSSLAEQLQENYPASIEGERAINEANGPAALASYTAIVPDLPLETSQKPQRQPPSSIAFKILQLRDDSLLLDATYEQVEEDLDKALGTTLISVDDYRLMPGHFKFIEHEELNERTRYIAVIARLADDPQGNWKDTVRIQPRGYNHTVHVHFENNGVELRHDSELRRDP is encoded by the coding sequence ATGAACAGGCCCATCGGTTTGCTGCTCGTCTGCCTGGCACTCAATGGATGCACATCGATCAGCAAGATTTACCAAGTACTGGCGGACCCGACGCTGCCTATCGGCGGCCCCAATCAAGACATCAGCCATCTGGGCCTGAGCCTATATGCCGTAGACCTGCCAGCGCCCCTGCCGGCAACACAGGTTGTCGCAAAAGCACAAACTGCATCGCCAGCCCCTTTAGGGCAGCTCACGGCAAGCTTGGATGCCACAGATGCAGAAGGGCTGACTGAAAAGCTGAGTTCACTGGCCGAACAGTTGCAGGAAAACTACCCCGCGTCTATCGAGGGAGAGCGAGCCATCAACGAGGCGAATGGGCCTGCAGCACTGGCTAGCTACACGGCCATTGTGCCCGACCTGCCCCTGGAGACCAGCCAAAAGCCACAGCGGCAACCCCCATCCTCCATCGCCTTCAAAATCCTGCAGCTCAGAGATGACTCACTGTTGCTGGATGCCACCTATGAGCAAGTTGAAGAAGACCTGGACAAAGCCCTGGGTACCACGTTGATCAGCGTCGACGACTACCGCTTGATGCCAGGCCATTTCAAGTTCATCGAACATGAAGAACTCAACGAACGCACTCGCTACATCGCGGTCATCGCTCGATTGGCCGATGACCCCCAAGGCAATTGGAAGGACACCGTTCGCATCCAGCCGCGCGGTTACAACCATACGGTACATGTTCACTTCGAAAACAACGGCGTCGAGCTTCGGCACGACAGCGAATTACGCCGTGACCCATAA
- the tssF gene encoding type VI secretion system baseplate subunit TssF, translated as MKFKDWFAQEKQHLQTLGDDVVEDDPRLAGVLGRTASDPDAERLMESFAFLTARLSMKIEDHLPELTHPLLQLLYPNFLRPLPSATLMQFQPVDHALSETQLLPKGTPVFSRPVDDVSCEFRTCTDLAIAPLEIRKITTQPSAEAPVVRIDLGALSEQPLRRMKCDHLCFHLAGGSHNALTLYQWLSLHLATLYLHVGQHRFALPASVRFVGFGVDEALLPSPGEHLDGYRILQEFFCFPERFYGFRIDGLERYWPDEAAEHIQLEFRFNAPLPPDIQIDSSTILLNCAPAINLFSRSADPIHLTEQTIAETVRAGRRDRLEDEIFSIDRVSSQHQRSKDHVQDFKPFETLDRGFPLAEQPPSRFYKLDIEHEPINDKVQHRLSLVQHNLAPYHGQQEVLNIALTCSNGALAQQLNMGDVDVTSQNTPSFVTYRNLTRPTRSYPPMLQSGGHGDRHWALISNLALNNLSLSSPAALASVLRVYDFVGAHDLQQARRTTQRLNAIKQVNSEPYDWLIKGVPVRGMRTTLHIDPAGFECEGEMQLFGNVLSHFMALYASTCSFHQLQIINTANANRQLWPARTGRQPVM; from the coding sequence ATGAAGTTCAAAGACTGGTTCGCACAGGAAAAGCAACACCTCCAAACGCTAGGCGACGATGTGGTCGAGGACGATCCGCGCCTGGCGGGCGTCCTGGGTCGAACGGCCTCAGACCCGGACGCCGAACGCCTGATGGAAAGCTTTGCCTTCCTCACCGCTCGCCTGTCCATGAAGATTGAAGACCACCTGCCCGAGCTTACCCACCCGCTCCTGCAGCTGCTCTATCCCAACTTTCTGCGCCCCCTGCCAAGCGCAACACTGATGCAGTTCCAGCCTGTCGATCACGCACTCAGCGAAACCCAGCTACTGCCCAAAGGCACCCCGGTGTTCTCGCGCCCCGTTGACGACGTGAGCTGCGAGTTTCGCACCTGCACGGATCTCGCCATCGCGCCGCTGGAAATCCGCAAGATCACCACACAACCCAGCGCCGAAGCGCCCGTGGTTCGCATTGACCTGGGTGCATTGTCCGAGCAGCCACTGCGGCGCATGAAGTGCGATCACCTGTGCTTTCATTTGGCGGGGGGCAGCCACAACGCACTGACCCTCTATCAATGGCTGTCGCTGCACTTGGCCACGCTCTATCTTCACGTTGGCCAGCACCGCTTCGCGCTGCCGGCCTCGGTACGGTTCGTCGGATTCGGGGTAGATGAAGCATTGCTACCCAGCCCCGGAGAGCATCTGGATGGCTACCGCATCCTGCAGGAGTTCTTCTGCTTCCCCGAGCGGTTTTACGGCTTCCGCATCGACGGGCTTGAGCGCTATTGGCCGGATGAGGCGGCTGAGCACATCCAGCTGGAATTCCGTTTCAACGCCCCCCTACCACCGGATATTCAGATCGACTCGTCGACAATCCTGCTCAACTGCGCACCTGCCATCAATTTGTTCAGCCGCTCGGCCGACCCCATTCATTTGACTGAGCAGACAATCGCCGAAACCGTGCGCGCAGGTCGGCGGGACCGCTTAGAGGATGAAATCTTCAGCATCGATCGCGTCAGCAGCCAGCACCAGAGATCAAAGGATCATGTACAGGATTTCAAGCCATTCGAAACACTGGACCGCGGCTTCCCGCTGGCCGAACAGCCGCCATCGCGCTTTTACAAACTGGATATCGAGCACGAACCGATCAACGACAAGGTGCAGCACCGGCTGAGCCTGGTGCAGCACAACCTTGCGCCCTATCACGGGCAGCAAGAGGTCCTGAACATCGCCCTGACCTGCAGTAACGGCGCCTTGGCGCAGCAGTTGAACATGGGTGATGTCGATGTGACGTCACAAAACACGCCCTCGTTCGTTACCTATCGAAACCTGACCCGTCCCACCCGCAGCTATCCCCCCATGCTACAGAGCGGTGGCCACGGTGATCGCCATTGGGCGCTGATCTCCAACCTGGCTCTGAACAACCTTTCATTGTCTTCCCCTGCCGCCCTGGCCTCGGTGCTGCGCGTTTACGACTTTGTCGGGGCACACGACTTGCAACAAGCGCGCAGGACCACACAGCGGCTGAACGCCATCAAACAGGTGAACAGCGAGCCCTATGACTGGCTGATCAAAGGCGTGCCCGTGCGCGGCATGCGCACCACCCTGCACATCGACCCTGCCGGCTTCGAGTGCGAGGGCGAGATGCAGCTGTTCGGTAACGTGCTGTCCCACTTCATGGCGCTGTACGCCAGCACCTGTTCGTTTCATCAACTGCAGATCATCAATACCGCCAACGCAAACCGCCAGCTATGGCCCGCCCGGACGGGGCGGCAGCCAGTGATGTGA
- the tssM gene encoding type VI secretion system membrane subunit TssM — translation MKVKQDNLLRALSLLQRQAMPVVVVAVVLGIAAGIVWLWGWGPEWRWRYQQPLADLPVRIAATVLLAVVPLLAWSVQVHRRNRSILREQQRQQREVQDPCLVYEQAQQRSLDSSLARLLDNQGGSRHRYEVPWYLILGEENAGKSSFVSRSDQRFALTRTERSATQRVSIDPDLAFGIDWWIGDDAVLIDPPGEFISQPERPVPVAEPVRPPSASDADSEGETTEGAQEPAARAEPAESIGLPPRIERRLWQHMIGWLAQNRSRRPLNGVVLLVDMVKLFGQSAKQRRDLAFVLRARLTELGAELGTRLPLYVVMSKFDLLEGFEELFAQLPARDREEVQGFTFTLESVKDFDAWLEELAAAYLSFIERLGNQLMSATANVPHISRKNTYSLLKELSGAQSMLLSFLGDVLGSDRYSTPALVRGLYFSSVYQRGEVRNLLADASARAFAFTPPALSTKPQGTSVVYFAQQLLQRVVYPEAGLAGDNQKVVQHKARLLKGGAVAAGVCGLVMVSGWLYFYSVNRDKAQHVLEKSHAFTNTSTDAKGDSTGRSLLVPLNEIRDAVSLYGDYRSGWTVFTDMGLYQGKAIGPQVDQAYLNALARRFLPAIASGLAATIKQAVPGSDAQLSALRIYRMIEDRGNRRPELVEQWMAREWQKAYPGQGQLQAALMRHLTYALTYADVELPEYRQVVAEAQQQLRKLPLAQRVYISLRQQAQEQLHGELDLRNEIGPAFDIVYVPLAERDHQAAVDANLALAPLLTASGFRDYFDQQSRNVADLALIDQWVLGERRTLDYSDVDRQALTERLRALYSADYIDSWRRVLNQFSVTEFADLTHALSVLEQVTGPAAPMRRLLETVRSNTLIYPQVADSEKQSAADQQGRVQAMGIYRSFAGLSGMLDVQGDKPSFYDETLQAISAVYDYAKAVQDNPNRGKAALAVALSRFSEKEPDPIRNLQRISTGLPEPLNRHVRQLAEQTSQVLMVMALRELEQRWDAEVYSVYQERLASRYPIDPAGPDVSLKDFEAFFGPQGQLKRFQDQYLTVFLKDNLDALYSSANDGYLVRPQVMSQLKQAEAIRNAFFDNRGELNVSFGLEPVAISNGLRGSVFGLDGQLHAFADRGKEPIGMTWPGPAGESGHSRVTLVQAAGTTVSQGYHGPWSFYRLLSQGGLNARTLTSVDLSFKIAGDTARYKFHATGANNPFTRPLFSGFALPQRLLREGIAHEVAER, via the coding sequence ATGAAAGTGAAACAGGACAACCTGCTGCGGGCTTTATCGCTGTTGCAGCGCCAGGCAATGCCCGTAGTTGTCGTCGCCGTAGTACTCGGTATTGCCGCCGGAATAGTTTGGCTATGGGGATGGGGGCCTGAGTGGCGGTGGCGGTACCAGCAGCCTCTGGCTGATCTGCCCGTGCGCATCGCGGCCACGGTGCTGCTCGCGGTGGTGCCGCTGCTGGCCTGGAGTGTGCAGGTACACCGGCGCAACCGCTCAATCTTGCGTGAGCAGCAACGCCAACAGCGCGAAGTGCAAGATCCCTGCCTGGTGTACGAGCAAGCCCAGCAGCGCTCGCTCGACAGCAGCCTGGCTCGCTTGCTAGATAACCAGGGCGGGAGTCGGCATCGTTACGAGGTGCCGTGGTACCTCATTCTTGGCGAGGAGAATGCAGGTAAGTCGAGCTTCGTCAGCCGTTCGGATCAGCGCTTTGCACTGACCCGCACCGAGCGCAGTGCAACCCAACGCGTCAGCATCGACCCTGACTTGGCGTTTGGCATCGACTGGTGGATTGGTGATGACGCGGTGCTGATCGACCCCCCGGGCGAGTTCATCAGCCAGCCGGAACGACCGGTGCCGGTTGCCGAGCCCGTAAGGCCGCCGTCAGCCAGTGATGCTGACAGTGAGGGGGAGACGACAGAGGGGGCTCAAGAACCAGCGGCGAGGGCCGAACCTGCCGAGTCTATTGGCTTGCCCCCTCGCATTGAACGGCGTCTGTGGCAGCACATGATTGGGTGGCTTGCGCAAAACCGCAGTCGGCGCCCCCTCAATGGCGTGGTCCTGCTGGTGGATATGGTCAAGCTGTTCGGGCAATCAGCCAAGCAGCGACGTGATCTGGCATTCGTATTGCGGGCTCGGCTGACGGAGCTGGGCGCTGAGTTGGGGACACGCTTGCCGCTGTACGTGGTGATGAGCAAGTTCGATTTGCTGGAGGGCTTCGAAGAACTGTTCGCCCAGCTTCCGGCTCGTGACCGGGAAGAAGTGCAAGGCTTCACCTTCACCCTGGAATCTGTGAAAGACTTCGACGCCTGGCTGGAAGAGCTGGCTGCAGCCTATCTGAGCTTTATCGAGCGGCTGGGCAACCAGCTGATGAGTGCCACGGCCAACGTGCCTCATATTTCACGCAAGAACACCTACTCGCTGCTCAAAGAGCTGAGCGGTGCGCAGAGCATGTTGCTGAGTTTTCTAGGCGATGTACTGGGCAGTGATCGCTACTCCACCCCAGCCTTGGTGCGTGGCCTGTATTTTTCTTCGGTCTACCAGCGCGGGGAGGTACGCAACCTGCTCGCAGATGCGTCTGCCCGCGCTTTTGCCTTTACCCCTCCCGCGCTGTCGACCAAACCGCAGGGCACTTCGGTGGTGTACTTCGCGCAGCAGCTGTTGCAACGCGTGGTGTACCCCGAGGCCGGGTTGGCCGGTGATAACCAGAAAGTCGTCCAGCACAAGGCGCGGCTGTTGAAAGGCGGGGCAGTGGCGGCTGGTGTGTGTGGGCTGGTCATGGTCAGTGGCTGGCTGTACTTCTACAGCGTCAATCGCGACAAGGCGCAGCACGTGCTGGAGAAAAGCCACGCATTCACCAACACCAGCACAGACGCCAAGGGCGATTCGACAGGCCGCAGCCTGTTGGTGCCGCTGAATGAAATTCGCGATGCAGTCAGCCTCTATGGCGACTATCGCTCGGGCTGGACCGTGTTCACGGACATGGGGTTGTACCAGGGCAAAGCCATCGGCCCGCAGGTGGATCAGGCTTACCTGAACGCCTTGGCCCGGCGCTTTCTGCCAGCGATTGCGAGTGGGCTGGCCGCGACCATCAAACAAGCCGTTCCTGGTAGCGACGCGCAGCTGTCGGCTTTGCGCATCTACCGCATGATCGAGGATCGTGGCAACCGACGACCCGAGCTGGTCGAGCAGTGGATGGCCCGTGAATGGCAGAAAGCGTATCCGGGTCAAGGCCAGCTGCAGGCCGCGTTGATGCGTCACCTGACGTACGCGCTGACCTACGCGGATGTCGAGCTGCCCGAGTATCGGCAGGTCGTCGCCGAGGCGCAGCAGCAGTTGCGCAAGTTGCCGCTGGCCCAGCGTGTCTACATCAGCCTGAGGCAGCAGGCTCAGGAGCAACTGCATGGCGAACTGGACTTACGTAACGAGATTGGCCCAGCCTTTGATATTGTCTATGTGCCGCTGGCCGAGCGCGATCACCAGGCGGCGGTCGATGCCAACCTGGCCTTGGCCCCGTTGCTAACCGCGAGCGGATTCCGCGACTATTTTGACCAGCAAAGCCGGAACGTGGCCGACCTGGCGCTGATCGATCAATGGGTACTGGGGGAGCGTCGGACCCTCGACTATTCCGACGTGGATCGTCAGGCCCTGACCGAGCGCCTGCGCGCCTTGTACAGTGCTGACTACATCGACAGCTGGCGGCGGGTACTGAACCAGTTCTCGGTCACCGAGTTCGCCGACCTTACCCATGCGTTGAGTGTGCTGGAGCAAGTAACGGGGCCGGCCGCTCCAATGCGCCGATTGCTGGAAACGGTGCGCAGCAACACCCTGATCTATCCGCAGGTCGCGGACAGCGAGAAGCAGTCAGCGGCCGACCAGCAAGGTCGCGTCCAGGCCATGGGCATCTACCGGTCTTTCGCTGGCCTGTCCGGGATGCTCGATGTCCAGGGTGACAAGCCGTCGTTCTATGACGAGACGTTGCAAGCGATCAGTGCCGTCTATGACTACGCGAAGGCGGTGCAGGACAATCCAAATCGCGGCAAGGCGGCGTTGGCGGTGGCCTTGAGCCGCTTCTCAGAAAAAGAGCCTGACCCCATCCGCAACCTGCAGCGCATTTCCACCGGGTTGCCGGAGCCTTTAAACCGGCATGTTCGCCAATTGGCGGAGCAGACCTCTCAGGTGTTGATGGTCATGGCACTGCGGGAGCTGGAACAGCGCTGGGACGCAGAGGTGTACAGCGTCTACCAGGAGCGCCTGGCGTCACGCTATCCCATCGATCCGGCCGGGCCGGATGTCTCGCTCAAGGACTTTGAAGCCTTCTTCGGCCCACAAGGGCAGCTCAAGCGCTTCCAGGACCAGTACCTCACGGTGTTCCTCAAAGACAACCTCGATGCGCTGTACTCCAGCGCCAACGATGGGTATCTGGTTCGTCCGCAGGTCATGAGCCAGCTCAAACAGGCAGAAGCCATCCGTAACGCGTTCTTCGACAACCGCGGCGAGTTGAATGTGAGCTTCGGGCTGGAGCCGGTGGCCATCAGCAACGGGCTGCGCGGCAGCGTCTTTGGCCTGGATGGTCAACTGCATGCGTTCGCAGATCGGGGCAAGGAGCCAATCGGCATGACGTGGCCAGGCCCTGCTGGGGAAAGCGGGCATAGCCGGGTCACCTTGGTGCAAGCAGCGGGCACTACTGTCAGCCAGGGCTATCACGGTCCCTGGTCGTTCTACCGCTTGCTCAGCCAGGGCGGATTGAACGCCCGAACGCTTACCAGCGTCGATCTCAGCTTCAAGATTGCCGGCGACACCGCGCGCTATAAATTCCACGCCACGGGTGCGAACAACCCCTTCACGCGCCCGCTTTTCTCAGGCTTCGCCCTCCCGCAACGGCTACTGCGTGAAGGCATTGCCCATGAAGTCGCTGAGCGGTAG
- the tssK gene encoding type VI secretion system baseplate subunit TssK has product MSSRNAVLWKEGLFVKPQHFQQMAYAAESALQQRVSSLNDAFYGFSELELNAEYLSFGKIAITRARGVMPDGTVFDIPGDMPAPAPLEIPPGVANKVVFLALPLHATGAAQVRWPDNDVDGRFIAKGVPVMDNHGGSGDSTILDVAVPNLQIKLQDDDNSAYSCLAMTKVLDKRPDGSVLLDQRCYPTSLSLKAAPALLGFLEEASQLMRERARNLAERICSPGQSGIADVTDFALLQALNRLHPYFHHLARRRNVHPEQLHIALEQACGELATFTDDGRLPLEYPAYQHDDLAGSFLMLEQTLRRSLSTILQPRAVSLPIQEQQYGVLTATLHERKLLEYATFILAVRADLPAEELRKKFQQQGKVTSIEQLPHFIQLQMPGVPLIPQLVTPRYLPHHSGFVYFELDRQHESWQQFKKASGFGFHIAGQFPNLEMQFWAIRPD; this is encoded by the coding sequence ATGAGCTCCCGCAACGCCGTCCTGTGGAAGGAAGGCCTGTTCGTCAAACCCCAGCATTTTCAACAAATGGCCTACGCCGCCGAATCGGCACTGCAACAACGTGTCTCCAGTTTGAACGATGCGTTCTATGGGTTCAGCGAACTGGAACTGAACGCCGAATACCTGAGCTTTGGAAAGATTGCGATCACCCGTGCCCGTGGCGTGATGCCCGACGGCACGGTCTTCGACATTCCTGGTGACATGCCTGCGCCTGCGCCGCTGGAAATCCCGCCCGGGGTCGCGAACAAGGTCGTGTTCCTTGCCCTGCCCTTGCATGCAACCGGCGCAGCGCAGGTACGCTGGCCCGATAATGACGTGGACGGCCGGTTCATTGCCAAGGGTGTGCCAGTCATGGACAACCATGGTGGCAGTGGCGACTCGACGATACTCGATGTCGCCGTTCCGAACCTGCAGATCAAGCTTCAGGACGATGACAACAGCGCCTACAGCTGCCTGGCCATGACCAAGGTGCTGGACAAACGCCCCGACGGCAGCGTGCTACTCGATCAGCGCTGCTACCCCACCAGCCTCTCACTCAAGGCCGCGCCCGCCCTGTTGGGCTTCCTGGAAGAAGCGTCACAGCTGATGCGTGAACGTGCGCGCAACCTCGCAGAGCGCATTTGCTCACCGGGGCAGTCCGGTATTGCAGATGTCACTGACTTCGCGTTGTTACAGGCGCTGAATCGGCTGCATCCGTATTTCCATCACCTGGCACGCCGCCGCAACGTGCACCCTGAGCAGTTACACATCGCCCTGGAGCAAGCCTGTGGTGAGCTGGCGACCTTCACCGACGATGGCCGGCTGCCGCTGGAATACCCCGCCTACCAACACGATGACCTGGCTGGCTCATTCCTCATGCTGGAGCAAACCCTGCGCCGATCGCTTAGCACCATCCTGCAACCACGTGCCGTGTCGCTGCCGATTCAGGAGCAACAGTACGGCGTCCTGACCGCAACCCTGCACGAGCGCAAACTGCTGGAGTATGCGACCTTTATCCTGGCGGTGCGGGCCGACCTGCCGGCCGAGGAACTGCGCAAGAAGTTTCAGCAGCAAGGCAAGGTCACGTCCATCGAGCAACTACCACATTTCATCCAACTACAGATGCCCGGCGTACCGCTTATCCCGCAACTGGTCACACCCCGCTACCTGCCCCATCACTCCGGCTTCGTCTACTTCGAGCTCGACCGGCAGCATGAAAGCTGGCAGCAGTTCAAGAAGGCCAGTGGCTTCGGTTTTCATATCGCCGGGCAATTCCCAAATCTGGAGATGCAGTTCTGGGCGATCAGGCCGGACTGA
- the tssG gene encoding type VI secretion system baseplate subunit TssG: protein MVLNEAHQYSYFQLLELLHQLHGDDLEQRPPSRETRRRLRLNVTPRLAFPVADVLRADRIGDDRYRVQATFLGLHGTDSPLPSYYLDDIAYEHAQGIGLRPAFLDFFNHRLHTLLHQGWRKYRYYRRFQPGATDGFSRYIFAMIGLEDAALRGATPLPWSRLLSFVGMIASRSRSPGMVAGMIAHCFDLQQVSIREFEKRTVLIPQSQRNGLGTRNCALNDNFLVGGSAQSRSSKFTIVIAGLDQQQFRAFLPSGDNYHRLARLVDFLLRDVGAYDLQLRMRAEEAPPFSLRAEHGTHLGWTSFIADRKAPTPPPIRITVRA, encoded by the coding sequence ATTGTGTTGAATGAGGCCCATCAGTACTCGTACTTCCAGCTGCTGGAACTGCTGCATCAACTGCACGGCGATGATCTGGAGCAGCGACCGCCCTCTCGCGAAACGCGCCGGCGATTGCGATTGAACGTAACGCCACGTCTCGCGTTCCCTGTCGCCGACGTGCTGCGTGCAGATCGCATAGGCGATGACCGCTACCGGGTCCAGGCGACGTTTCTCGGTCTGCATGGCACCGATTCCCCCCTGCCCAGCTACTACCTTGACGATATTGCTTACGAGCACGCACAGGGCATTGGTCTGCGCCCAGCATTCCTCGACTTCTTCAACCATCGCCTGCATACCCTGCTGCACCAGGGCTGGCGCAAGTACCGCTACTACCGGCGCTTCCAGCCGGGCGCGACAGACGGTTTCTCCCGTTACATCTTCGCCATGATCGGCCTGGAAGATGCAGCGCTGCGTGGCGCCACCCCGCTGCCCTGGAGCCGGTTGCTGAGCTTTGTCGGCATGATCGCCAGCCGCAGCCGCTCACCCGGCATGGTGGCAGGGATGATCGCGCACTGTTTCGACCTGCAACAAGTCAGCATCCGCGAGTTCGAGAAACGCACCGTGTTGATTCCGCAGTCGCAACGCAACGGGCTGGGCACGCGCAACTGCGCGCTCAACGACAACTTCCTGGTGGGCGGCAGCGCCCAGTCACGCAGCAGCAAATTCACCATTGTGATCGCGGGCCTGGATCAGCAGCAGTTCCGCGCATTTCTCCCCAGCGGCGACAACTACCACCGCCTGGCCCGGCTGGTGGATTTTTTGCTACGCGATGTCGGGGCGTATGACCTGCAGTTGCGCATGCGCGCCGAGGAAGCACCGCCCTTCAGCCTCAGAGCCGAGCATGGTACCCACCTGGGCTGGACCAGCTTCATTGCTGACCGCAAAGCCCCCACACCTCCCCCCATCCGCATCACGGTACGTGCATGA
- a CDS encoding FHA domain-containing protein, with translation MSTHVLPVSITLTVLNPQRLLHGSEPLHRFDRAGGTIGSQGAWRLHDRATRILPVHCEIIWHEGHFCVIDHSGDSFMNDNDTVLLPGTRIRLRHNDRLQIGDYHIAIRLLSVDEQTPEHSGAHNPLSPLQNTQVMCPLQVLGAPVTETVCVHRTSAPEAEDERDPLAYLDKAAHGRIDPAIAGIFGEEVR, from the coding sequence ATGAGTACACATGTTCTCCCCGTCAGCATCACCCTCACCGTCCTCAATCCGCAAAGGCTGTTACATGGCAGCGAGCCGCTGCATCGATTTGATCGGGCCGGGGGCACCATCGGCAGTCAGGGCGCTTGGCGGCTGCATGATCGCGCGACCCGCATCCTGCCAGTGCACTGCGAAATCATTTGGCATGAAGGGCACTTCTGCGTCATCGACCACAGTGGCGACAGCTTCATGAATGACAATGACACCGTGCTGCTCCCAGGCACGCGCATTCGCCTCAGACACAATGACAGGCTGCAGATCGGTGACTACCACATTGCCATCCGCCTGCTCAGCGTGGATGAGCAGACGCCAGAGCACTCAGGCGCCCATAACCCGCTCTCGCCATTACAAAATACACAAGTGATGTGCCCGCTTCAGGTGCTCGGTGCTCCGGTTACCGAAACAGTGTGCGTTCATCGCACCTCGGCGCCTGAGGCAGAGGATGAGCGCGATCCGCTGGCCTATCTCGACAAGGCCGCACACGGCCGGATTGACCCGGCGATCGCTGGAATCTTCGGCGAGGAGGTGCGATGA